The sequence below is a genomic window from Croceicoccus marinus.
CGGTGGATAATTATCCGCCCTGCTTGGCCAGCAGTTTCAGCCGCAACGCATTGAGGTGGATGAAGCCTGCCGCATCCTTCTGGTCGTATGCGCCGGCATCGTCCTCAAACGTCACATGCTTTTCGGAATAGAGGCTCAGGGGGCTCTTGCGGCCCACCAGATGCACGCCGCCCTTGTAGAGCTTCAGTCGCACGGTGCCGGTCACCTTCTGCTGCGACAGGTCGATGGCGGCCTGCAACATCTCGCGCTCGGGCGCGAACCAGAAGCCGTTGTAGATCAGCTCCGCATATTTCGGCATCAGCTCATCCTTCAGATGGGCTGCGCCGCGGTCCAGCGTGATCTGCTCGATCCCGCGGTGGGCGGCGGCATAGATCGTGCCGCCCGGCGTTTCGTACATGCCGCGCGACTTCATGCCGACGAAACGATTTTCGACCAGGTCCAGCCGCCCGATGCCATGCTTGCGGCCCAGCTCGTTGAGCGCTGTCAGCAGCGTCGCCGGGCTCATCGCCTCGCCGTTCAAGGATACGCCGTCTCCCTTCTCGAACCCGATCTCGACATATTCGGGCTTGTCAGGCGCGTCCTCCGGATCGACAGTGCGCGAATAGACATAGTCGGGCGTTTCTTCCCACGGATCTTCCAGCACCTTGCCCTCGGACGAGGTGTGGAGGAGGTTCGCATCGACCGAGAACGGGCTTTCGCCGCGCTTGTCCTTGGGTACGGGGATCTGGTGCGATTCGGCCCATGCGATCAGCGCGGTGCGGCTGGTCAGGTCCCATTCGCGCCACGGCGCGATCACACGGATATCGGGGTCGAGCGCATAGGCCGACAATTCAAACCGCACCTGGTCGTTGCCCTTGCCGGTCGCACCATGCGCGATGGCATCGGCGCCGGTTTCGCGCGCGATCTCGATCAGGCGCTTGGAAATCAGCGGGCGCGCGATCGACGTGCCCAGCAGATAGTCGCCTTCATAACGGGCATTGGCGCGCATCATCGGGAAGACGAAATCGCGCACGAATTCCTCGCGCAGATCATCGATATAGATGTTCTCGTCCGGCAGGCCCATCAGCTTGGCCTTGTGCCGCGCGGGCTCCAGCTCTTCGCCCTGGCCCAGGTCGGCGGTGAAGGTCACCACCTCGCAGTCATAGGTCACCTGCAGCCATTTCAGGATCACGGAGGTGTCGAGACCGCCCGAATAGGCGAGGACGACCTTCTTGATGTCGGACTTGTCGGTCATGGCTGCATGGCTTTCTGATCAGGATGCGTAGGCGGCTGCGGCGCGAACGCGCGTCGCAGCGCGCCACTAGGACAGAGCGAAACGGCGGGCAAGGGGCACGCGGCCCCCTTCAGGCGGAAGAAAGTGCCGTCTTGCGGACCGGTGCGTTCTCGTCCGCCATGATCGACCGCTCCGCCTCGGCCATATAGTCGCGGTGCATCGGCAGTGCATGGCGGCTGCGGACATACTGGATCTGGAAATTGCACATGCCGCCGCTTTCGAACGCGGCGGTCGCGCCCGACAGGTAGAACGTCCACATGCGGAAGAACCGCTCGTCGTACATGGCGACGATCTCGTCCCTGTGGTCCAGGCAGCGCCTGTACCATTCGCGCAATGTCAACGCGTAATGCAGGCGCAAAGTCTCGACGTCCGACGCGATCAACCGCACCTTCTCGCTCGCCGCGACGGTTTCTGACAGGGCGGGGATATAGCCGCCGGGGAAGATATACTTGCGGGTGAACGCATCGGTCGTGCCGGGCTTGCCCATGCGGCCGATGGTGTGGATCAGCGCGACGCCGTCTTCCTTCATCAGCCGTGCGCAGCATCGGAAATAGGTTTCGAACTGCGGCTGTCCGACATGCTCGAACATACCGACCGACACGATGCGGTCGAATGTCGCGCCTTCCGCCGCCAGGTCGCGGTAGTCGACCAGCCGGAACGTCACGCGGTCGGCGACCCCGGCGGCCTCGGCGCGCTGGCGGGCGAGGGCCAGCTGCTCCTCGCTCAGCGTGATGCCCAGAACCTTCACGTCGGCATGGCGCGCAAGGAAGATCGCCATGCCGCCCCAGCCGCAGCCGATGTCCAGCACCTGCTGTCCCGGCTTCAGGTCCAGCTTGGCGGCGATATGGGCCAGCTTCTCGGTCTGCGCTTCCTCCAGCGTCATGCCCTCGCGCGGCCAGTACGCGCAGCTGTACTGCATGTGCGGCGCATCCAGCATCAGCCGATAGAGGTCGTTCCCGATGTCGTAATGATGCGCGACATTGGCCTTGGAACTGGTCGCCTTGTTGAACTGGGTGGCGATGAATTTCAGCCGGTCGGCCATGCGCCGGCGAAAGCGGGGAGGGGAGATGCGCTGCCCCGCGTCCCAATGGTTGTTGCCCTGCAGCAGCTCGACCATCTCCATGATCCCGCCTCCGCTCTCCACGATCAGCCGGCCGTCCATGAATGCTTCGGCCGCGCCCAGCCGCATGTCCATCACGATGTCGCGCGGGACCTTCCTGTCGGTGAAACGGATCCCGACCTCGGGCATGATGCCGTCGGGCGTGCCGAAGGAACGGGTCGAACCGTCGGAATAGGCCACGGTCAGCCGCCCGCGTTTGACCGCCTTGGCAAGCAGGGTTTCAAGAAGACGCTTGGCGCCGGGCATGGACGGGTTCTCCTGAACGGACGCCATGCTGCGGATGGCGGGGGAAATTGCAGAATATGCCCTGTTCGCAGCGGTTCAAGGCGCGAGGCGGCTTTTCCCCGTCAGCCGCGGGCATCGCTTTCGCCGCGGGCCATGAACAGCACGTCGCGCGGCTGCGACAGCAGGTGCTGGCCCGAATCGACGCAGATCGTCTCTCCGCTGGCCAGATGTCCTTCGGCCAGGAAAACCGCCGCGTCGGCCAGTTCCTCGGGCTGGGTCAGCCGTTGCAGCAGGTTCATGCGGCCGCTGGTCTGGTGCTCGTCCGCCTGCTGGTCGTGGCTGGGCAGCATCGCGCCCGGCGCCAGGCCGTATATCCGGTCGTCCCCGCCGTCATGCGCCATTGCCAGCATGCGCGTCGCCATGCCCAGCGCGGCCTTGGACATTGAATAGGAGAAGAAGTCGGGATTGGGGTTCCACAATTTCTGGTCCAGCACATTGACCACGCGCCGCCCGCCCGGTGCCTGCGCCTTTGCCAGAAAGGCCTGCGCCAGCAGCACCGGACCGGCCGCATTGGTCCGCATCGCGCGTGTGAAGATCGCGGGATCGACGCGCGCCGCATCGTCATGTTCGAAAACCGAGGCGCTGTTCACCAAGGCGCGCCAGTCGGAAAGCCGCGCGGCCAACTGGCCGATCATCGCTTCCGCCGCGCCGTCATCCGACAGGTCGGCCTGGACAGTCTCGGCGCTGGGCAGGGATGCGGCCAGCGCCTTGGCCGCGTCGGCGGAACCGCGATAATGGATCACGACATGCCAGCCGTCTTCGGAAAAGCGCCGGGCCATGCAGGCGCCCAGGCGCCTGGCGGCTCCGGTAATCAGGACGGCAGGTTTGGTCATGCCGGGCAACTAGCCATGATTGGCGGGGATTTGAAAGAGCCGATGCAAAAAGGGCCGGGAAGTCTGCACTTCCCGGCCCCGATCGCGCCGAATGGCTGTCAGCGGCAGCGTGCGTCGCCGCGATCGATCGCGCGGCCGATCAGCGCGCCCGCGGCAGCACCGAGCACGGTGCCGGTGGTGCGGTCGCGCCCGCCGTCGATCTCACGCCCCAGCAGGGCACCGCCGGCGGCACCGATGATCAGCCCGGTGGTGCCGTCGTCGCGCTTGCAGTGATAGCGGCCATCGTCCCCGCGCCAGTACCGATCACCCGAGTTCATGCGGCGCGGTTCGTGATAATGGCGGTCCTTGGCGCGCTTGCCATAGGCAGGTGCCCACGGCGGCGGGTCGGCAGCGGCAGGAGCAGCCGGGATCGCCACAGCGGCGGCCAGTACGGTTCCGATCAAGGCCATTCTCATCTATTCGTCCCTTTCCTCATCTGTTCGCCGCGAGACCCGCGACCTTTGCATGCAGCATGCTTCAGGAACGCCGAACGCTGGATGAACAAAGCTGTTATCATCGGTTATGACGTTTGAATGGTTTCCGCCTGACGATGAACTGCAGTTAACCCGTTGATAACCATAAGCAATCAACCGGGCAGCAGGATAAGGAACCAACCATTTGGCCCCGTTACAGCTTGGCGATCTGTTCCTTCGCGGCGGCCATAGCCTTTTCGCGGCCACCGGGCATGCCGACGCCTTCGGCCCGGATGATCGTGATGTCGGTCACGCCGATGAAGTTGAAGAAGGTCTTCAGCAGGCCTTCCTGATAATCGGCGGGGCTGTCGTCGCCATAGCTGCCGCCGCGGCCCGATGCGACGATGATGCGGTGCCCGTCGACCAGACCCTCGGGCCCGTCTTCCGAATAGCGGAAGGTGACGCGCGGCACGCCCAGCCGGTCGATCCACGACTTGAGCGCCGAGGGAATCGTGAAATTATACATCGGCGCACCGATCACCACGACATCGGCGGACAGGAATTCGTCCAGGATGGCCTTTTCGGGCGGAGCGGCGGCCTTCATGTCGTCGGTCCAGTCATCCTCGCCCATGCGGATCGCGCCGGTGGTGATGGGGTTGAGGTGGGCCAGCGGCTCGACACCCAGGTCGCGGGTGACGACTTCGGCATCGGGATTATCGGCTTTCAGCTTTTCCATGATCAGGCCGGTCATCTCGCGCGTGACGGAACTTGCGCCTGTGGTGCTGGAATCAATTCTCAGGATTTTCATGTGACAACTCCGGTATCAAACGATAACTACCGCCATATGGAGATTACCCGGCCCCGCCTGCAAGAAGGCACAGAACCGTTCGCTAGGCACACCGGTGTGACCGGGGGCCGCGACGGCGAAGGCGATGCCGTGCCGGGCCATTCGCCCGCCGCATGCCCCGCCGTGACCGAGGTGTTGTCCCGCGTCGGCGACAAATGGTCGATGCAGGTCGTGATGCAGCTTGGCTATGGATCGATGCGCTTCAACCAGCTGAGGCGCGAGATAGACGGCATTTCGCAGCGCATGCTGACCCGCACGCTTCGCGGGCTGGAACGGGACGGCCTGGTAAGCCGCACGGTAACACCCAGCGTGCCGCCGCGCGTCGATTACGCGCTGACGGCGCTGGGCGAATCGCTGCGCGAGCCGGTCAGCCGACTGGGCGACTGGGCGGTGGCGAACAGGGACACCGTGGCCGAAGCGCGCGCCGCCTATGATTTGCGCGAAGAGGGTTAGAGGAACTTTTTGTAGCCGACATGGCTGGGCGCGAATCCCAGCCCTTCGTAAAAGCTGTGCGCGCCGGCGCGGCGCCGGTCGCTGGTCAACTGCACGAAGGCGCAGCCCTGTTCGCGGCAGTGATCCATCGCCCAGCGGATCATCGCCGCGCCATGACCCTGTCCGCGCAGGCTTTCGGCGATATGCACCGATTCAAATTGCCCGCGCACCGCGCCCAGGCGCCCGATGCCGGGCAGGATGGTGATCTGCATCGTGCCGACGATATCGCCGTCCAGTTCGGCCACTACCAGCGTCTGCCGGGGATCTGCGTCTACCGCCTCGAACCCGGCGACATAGCGCGGATCCAGCGGCTCGCCGCCAATCTCGCGCGAGCGGCCCAGCACGTCGTCGGCCAGCAGCATCACGATCGCGGGAAGATCGTCGCGCGTGGCGCGTCGGAAGGAAATGCTCACCCCAGTGCCGCCTGTTTCTCGGCCTCGATGCGGTCGAGTTCGGCGCGGCTCTTCTTTTCCGCCGCCGTCTTCAGCTGCCCGCAGGCCGCGTCGATATCGCGCCCGCGCGGGGTGCGGACGGGGGCGCTGATGCCGCCCTCGAACACGATGTTCGAAAAGGCGCGGATCCGTTCGGGCGTCGAACATTCATAGGGTGCGCCGGGCCAGGGGTTGAACGGGATCAGGTTCACCTTTGCGGGCAGGTCATACTTTCGCAGAAGTCGGACAAGCTCGCGCGCATCCTCGTCGCTGTCGTTCCGGTCCTTCAGCATCACATATTCGAAGGTGATGCGCCGCGCATTCGACGCGCCGGGATAGTCGGCGCAGGCCTGCAGCAATTCCTCGATCCCGTATTTCCGGTTGATCGGCACGATCTCGTCGCGCACGTCCTTGCTGACCGCGTGCAGCGACACGGCCAGGTTGACGCCGATCTCCTGCCCGCAGCGCTCCATCATCGGGACGACGCCGCTGGTCGACAGGGTGATGCGCCGCTTGGACAGCGCAAGTCCTTCGCCGTCCATCACGATGGACAGCGCGTCGCGCACATTGTCGAAATTATACAGCGGCTCGCCCATGCCCATCATGACGATATTGGTCAGCAGCCGCCCGTCGGCCGTATAGTCGCTCTCGCTCTCGTCCCCCAGGTCATCCATGCGCCGCGCAGGTTCGTTTCCGCGGGGCCATTCGCCCAGGGCATCGCGCGCCAGCATCACCTGTCCCACGATCTCGCCCGGCGTCAGGTTGCGGACCAGCCGCATCGTCCCGGTATGGCAGAACCGGCAATTCAGCGTGCACCCCACCTGGCTCGACACGCATAGCGTGCCGCGATCCGCGTCGGGGATGAACACCATTTCGTAGTCATGGTTGTCGGCGGTGCGCAGCAGCCATTTGCGGGTGCCGTCGCTGGAATGCTGGGCCTCCACGATTTCGGGCCGGGCGATGACGAAGCGTTCCGCCAGCCACGGGCGCATGGTCTTGGCGATGTCGGTCATCGCCTCGAACTCGGACACACCGCGGTGATAGATCCAGTGCCAGACCTGCTTGGCGCGCAGCCTGGCCTGCTTCTTGTCCAGGCCCGCATCCTCGAACAGATCGGCGATCTGCTTCCTGGGCAGGCCGAGCAGGTCGAGGCGGCCATCCTCGCGCGCGGTGATCGGGCGGGGGACGGGCACGGGGTCGATATGGCCCGGGATGGGCATGTTGGCTGGCACTACTGTCATGATGCGCTTCCATATAGTCCACGCCAAGCGCTTGCGCCAGTGGGACCGACGCCCCCGAACGACTTCATACATCTTCGGGCGCACGCGAATTCGCATCTGCGGGAAAAGTTCCGTATCGCGTTGTATCTTATGGCGTTTGCCGCAAAATCCGCACCGCTCCCCGGCAGACTGTGTGAAATATGAGACAAGTTGACTTGTTGTCTTATGTTCATGAAACGCAACATTGTGTCCGAGCATTCTCCCGGTCCATGCCCCGTGAAAGGGGCAATGAGGGAAAAGACTGGAGTACTTATGAAAAAGCTGATTTCCATGGCCGCCGCAGGGACCGCTGCCGCCGCCGTCGCCATGCCGGCCCACGCGCAGATGAACGACTACGACTTCTCGGGTCCGCGCGTCGAGGCGATCATTGGCTACGACATCACCACCGCCGGGTCGGATTCCGACAACGACATCAACGACCAGGACGATGAAAGCATCGACGGCCTGCTCTATGGTGTCGGCCTTGGCTACGACATCGACATGGGCAGCACCGTGCTGGGCGTCGAGGGCGAGTATACCGATTCGACCGCGAAGACCGAATTCAGCGACGGCCGCGATTTCGAAGGCTTCGGCCTTGGCCGCGTCGACACTGGCCGCGACCTCTACATCGGCGCGCGCGCCGGCTACAAGGTCCAGCCCGACCTGCTCGCCTATGTGAAGGCGGGTTACACCAACGCGCGCTTCAACGTGCTGGCGCGCGACGGCGAAAGCGAGCTGAAGGACAATATCGACACCGATGGCTATCGCCTTGGTGCCGGCCTTGAATATGCGATGTCGCCGAACAGCTTCGCCAAGTTCGAATATCGCTATTCGAAATATGGTGAGGCCGAGTTCGACTACGGCAACGATATCGAAAGCGACCGCTTCGACATCGACACCGATCGTCACCAGATCGTCGGCTCGGTCGGCTATCGCTTCTAGGCTTTAGTCGGTTCGAGAAAGGGCGGGGCCGGGCAACCGGTTCCGCCTTTTTCGTATTCAGCGCGCGCAGGTGACCAGCGCCGCGTCGATGGCCGTCGGCGCGCCGGTCAGGTCATAGATGTCGCGGAAATAGCGCGAACGCTGGTCGCGGCCATGCACCACCATCGTATCGGCTTCGCGCAGTGCGGCGATGATCGCCCTGCTGCCGCCGGTGGAGACATCGCGGCTGGTCGCGGTGGCGCCCTGTCCCGCCAGGCGAAAACGCCGACTGCCGATCTGCAGGGTCACCGCGCTGCCCGTGCGGATAACGCGCGACAGCCTGACCTGCAGCGCGGGCGCGTCCGGGGCGAGCGAGATCGAGGCGAACGGCTGCAATTCGCGCGCGGCGCTCGACGGCTGGGCCTCTGCGATCGCATAGCAGCGGCGGCCATCCTGGAACGCGCCCCAGCCCGCATGGACCGAGATCGCCTGCGGCGCGGCCATGGCGGGCGCAGCCAGCAGGGCCACAGGCAGCAGGGCCACGGCCAGCAGCGCGAAACGCCTAGCCATAGGCGATCCCGACCACTTCCCATTCCTTGTCGCCCGCGGGCAGGCGCACGGTCCGCAGATCGCCCGGCGATGCGCCGCGCAAGGCCCGGGCGAGGGGGCTGCCCCAGCCGATCCGGTTGGCGCCCGCATCCGCCTCGTCGTCGCCGACGATGGTCAGGGTGCGATGTTCGTCGTCCTCGTCCGCGATGGTGACGGTGGCACCGAAATAGACCCGCTCCTTGTCGGGCTGCTCCGCCGGATCGACCACGCGCGCGGCCTTCATCCTGCGGGCGAGGCGGGACAGCTCGCGGTCGATCTCGCGCAGTTTCTTGCGGCCATAGATATAGTCGCCGTTCTCGCTGCGGTCGCCGTTGCCCGCAGCCCAGCTGATGATCTCGACGATTTCGGGCCGGTCCTTGCCCAACAGCACGTCATAGCGTGCGCGCATCGCGGCAAAGCCCTGCGGCGTGACGGGGTTTCCGGTCGGTTTCATGCACCGTGACTAGCGCGGGCCGGATGACGAAGTCACCCGGCCCGCGAAATTATCGATGGGAAATGCAATCAGCGACCCGGCTGCTTGCCCATGTAATAGCTCAGCGGATAATCGCCGCTGCGCTTGCCCGCATCGGGATAGAGCGCGTCGTAATAGGCGGCATTCTCCAGCACGCGCGCGACATAGCGGCGGGTCTCGCTGAACGGGATCGCCTCGATCCATTCGACCCAGCCGATCTGGCCGGTGCGCGGATCGCCATTGGCGCGCAGCCATTTGCCGACATTGCCCGGTCCCGCGTTATATGCCGCGATAGCCAGCGGATAGGATCCGCCGAACACGTCCATCATGCGCGAGAAATAGCCGGAGCCGAGCCGGATATTGTACTGCGGATCCGAGATCAGCGATCCCGAATTATAGCTCAGATACATCTTGCCCGCTTGTTCCTGCGCAGTGCCGGGCATCAGCTGCATCAACCCGCGCGCACCCGCGTGGCTGACCGCATCGGTGGCGAACTGGCTTTCCTGCCGCGCGATCGCGTGGATCATCGTCCAGTCGCCGCCCGCCGGAACGTCGATCCGGGGGAAGCCATAGGGCGAGAAGCCATATACCTGCTTGGTCGAAGCCTCGCGCCCGGCGATGACGGCCAGGTCGCGGCGCCCGGTCTCATACGCCAGCTCGGCGATCAGTGCATATTCCTCGGGCGTTTCGGCCTGGCGGCCAAGTTCCTTGAAGAAGGCGACGCCGGTGCGCCAGTCACCGGTGCGCCCGACCTCGCGCACGGCTTGCACCAGTGGGCGGCGCTGGAACTCGGCCCGCTGCTCGGCAGTGGGAGAGCCGAGCCTGCCTGCCGGGATCTTCAGCGGACGGCCCAGTCTTTCGAGCGCCATCTGGCCATAGAACTGGTCGGGATAGGCGGCGGCCTTCTCGAACTCGGCGCGCGAGAAATCGGCCATGCCGGCCTTTTGCGCGGCAACCCCGGCGAAGTAAAAGCCCTTGGTGCGGGCAGGCGCGGTCAGCTGCGACGCGCCATAGGTGGCGAACATGCGCGCCGCGCTGGCATTGTCGCCGCGCCGCATCGCCGCATCGCCGACATTGTAGAACAGCTTCTCGTACTCGTCGCGGATCGGGCCGGACAGTTTGGACACGTCGGTGCCCGGCGCGAATGCCGCGTCGGCGCGCTGCGCGATGCGGACCGCGCTGCCGATGTCACCGCTCTCAAGCGCGGAATCGGCCTGGTATCGCATCTCGCGCACGAACAGCAGCGGATCGCCGGGAAGCTGGGAAAGCGCAGGCGAATTCACGATGAACGACCGCGCCGCCGCCTGCTGGCCCGAGGTCCGCAGCTGGCGGGCTCGGTTGAAGATCCAGCCCGCATCGCCCGCCGCCGCGGCAGGCACCTGCAGGCCAAGGGCGGTCGGATCGCTGCCTTGCGCCGCGGCAAGCCGCGCCATCATCAAGCTGCGTTCCGGGCCGGTGATATAGCGCATCTGGCGCGCGGCGGCCTCACCCTCGTTCTGCCAGAGCAGCTCGTCCACGCGCGCGACGTGATCGGCCATGGTGAAGGCCCCGCCGAACATCGCGGACAGCGAAGCCTCCGCCGTGGGCGACATCGCGCCCGCGCGCCACGCGCGGCGTGCCGCATCGATGGCCTGCGGGCGCCCCATCGCGCGCAAGGCTAGCGCATATTGCGCCTGGCCCTGTCCCGTCAGTGGCGGATGCGTGTCGAAAAACGTCACCAGCCGCGCCGCATCGACATATTCGCCGTCGAGCCGTCCCTCGGCCTTTTCCTGCAGGCTCTCCTGGTCGGGGAGGCCGGGATATTGCGTGATGAAGTTCGAAACCTCGGTGAAACTGGGGTTAGGCTGCTGCTTCAGCTGCTGCCAGCGCGTGACCGCATAGGCCATCGGGCCGGGCCGCACCGCAAGATGCCGCGCGCGGGCCCTTTCCCAGTCGCCGGGCTTCCACTGGATGGTGCCGAAGCTTTGCGGAGACTGCTGCTGGACAGCGGTGTTTTCCTCTGCGCAGGCGGGCGATGCGGTCAGCGCGAGCAAGGCAAGCGGTGCGGCCCCTGCACGAAGCCGCGGAAAAAGGCGAGAAATGCGTTGGGTGTCCATGCTGGACATAGTAGGGGGTCCCTCCTTATCAGCGAATGAACGGCAGGATTGGCAAATCGATCCCGCCTAAGCGCGGGAAGTCCCGCCAGCAAGATACTGTATTCAGGAGCGTTTCCAAAAATGTTCTCGGGTTCGATTCCGGCACTGGTCACCCCCTTCGCGGACGGCGCGGTCGACGAGGCCGCGTTCCGCCGCTTGATCGACTGGCAGATCGAGAGCGGATCCTCCGCGCTGGTCCCCTGCGGCACCACGGGCGAGGCGTCCACCCTCTCTGTCGACGAGCATCACCGCGTGGTCCAGATCTGCGTGGAACAGGCGGCGGGCCGCGTGCCGGTTATAGCGGGTTGCGGATCGAACGACACGGCCACCGCACTTATGCACATGGAGCACGCGGCTCGATACGGCGCGGATGCGGCACTGGTCGTCGCGCCCTATTACAACCGGCCCAGCCAGGCCGGGCTGATCGCGCATTTCTCGCACCTGGCGAAGCATTCGGACCTGCCGATCGTGCTTTATAACGTGCCCGGCCGGACGGTCACCGACATAGAGCCCGAGACCGTGTGCGACCTGGTCAATCTGTTTCCCGACCGGATCGTCGGCATCAAGGACGCCAGTGGCGATCTGTCGCGCGTGGTCGATCACCGCATGGGCATCGGGCGCAGCTTCTGCCAGCTTTCGGGCGACGACGAATTGTCGCTGCCCGCCAATGCGGCTGGCGCGGCGGGCTGTATCTCGGTCACCGCGAATGTCGCGCCCAAGCTGTGCGCGGAATTCCAGCAGGCCTGCGTCGACAACG
It includes:
- the dapA gene encoding 4-hydroxy-tetrahydrodipicolinate synthase gives rise to the protein MFSGSIPALVTPFADGAVDEAAFRRLIDWQIESGSSALVPCGTTGEASTLSVDEHHRVVQICVEQAAGRVPVIAGCGSNDTATALMHMEHAARYGADAALVVAPYYNRPSQAGLIAHFSHLAKHSDLPIVLYNVPGRTVTDIEPETVCDLVNLFPDRIVGIKDASGDLSRVVDHRMGIGRSFCQLSGDDELSLPANAAGAAGCISVTANVAPKLCAEFQQACVDNDFALARKINDRLYPLHYAMFEDSSPAPVKYALSRVHDWLNDSVRLPLTACSEAARKAVDEALVHAGLLETA